One stretch of Methanothrix sp. DNA includes these proteins:
- a CDS encoding sodium:solute symporter family protein, whose protein sequence is MNLLLLNVIVLVYLLVTLYLGYRGWVTTRDAEGYMVAGRKIHPYIMAMSYGATFISTSAIVGFGGMAGLFGMGLLWLTFLNIFVGIFIAFIIYGKRTRRMGYNLGAMTLPELMGRRFDSQFIQWFSGLVIFLGMPLYASVVLIGAARFMETTLSIDFNLALLLYSIIIAAYVVWGGLKGVMYTDAMQGTIMFLGMIFLLIMTYVHLGGVTAAHQALTDMANLVPQNLAAQGHRGWTNMPALGSAWWWTLVSTVVLGVGIGVLAMPQLAVRFMTVRSSRELNRGVLIGGVFILAMTGVAFDVGALSNVFFYTTQGKIAIEVAKGNADSIIPVYINAAMPEWFVYLFMLTLLAAAMSTSSSQFHAQGTAIGRDIYETLTGRRGTGSILVTRAGIIAAVVIAVVLGYILPENIIARGTSIFFGLCAAAFLPMYTCALFWRRATRAGAIAGLVTGTLSSVLWMVFVHKKEAEALGISRFIFGRDVLITQMPWPVVDPIVVALPLAFLVTIVVSIITRPPDSAHLDRCFKGIK, encoded by the coding sequence ATGAATCTGTTACTGCTAAATGTGATAGTTCTTGTCTATCTGCTTGTCACGCTCTACCTGGGCTACAGGGGCTGGGTGACGACCAGGGATGCTGAAGGGTACATGGTGGCGGGCAGAAAGATCCATCCGTACATAATGGCGATGAGCTACGGCGCAACCTTCATCAGCACATCCGCGATCGTGGGATTCGGTGGGATGGCTGGGCTCTTCGGCATGGGTCTCCTCTGGCTGACATTTCTGAACATCTTTGTGGGCATATTCATAGCGTTCATAATTTACGGAAAACGCACGAGGAGGATGGGTTACAACCTGGGGGCCATGACGCTTCCAGAGCTGATGGGCAGGAGGTTCGACAGCCAGTTCATCCAGTGGTTCAGCGGGCTCGTGATCTTCCTCGGGATGCCACTCTACGCATCTGTTGTCCTGATCGGAGCTGCAAGGTTTATGGAGACGACGCTCTCCATAGACTTCAACCTCGCGCTGCTTCTGTATTCCATCATCATTGCTGCCTATGTGGTCTGGGGCGGCCTGAAGGGAGTCATGTACACGGATGCGATGCAGGGAACGATAATGTTTCTGGGGATGATATTTCTTCTCATAATGACCTATGTCCATCTCGGAGGGGTGACAGCTGCCCACCAGGCGCTCACAGACATGGCAAACCTGGTTCCCCAGAATCTTGCGGCTCAGGGGCACAGGGGCTGGACGAACATGCCAGCGCTCGGAAGCGCATGGTGGTGGACACTGGTATCGACCGTGGTTCTCGGTGTCGGGATTGGGGTTCTCGCCATGCCGCAGCTCGCGGTGAGATTCATGACGGTGAGATCCAGCAGGGAGCTGAACCGCGGGGTCCTGATAGGCGGCGTGTTCATACTTGCAATGACCGGCGTTGCATTTGATGTCGGGGCCCTCTCGAACGTCTTCTTCTACACCACACAGGGCAAGATAGCGATAGAGGTTGCGAAGGGGAACGCTGACAGCATAATACCTGTTTACATCAACGCTGCGATGCCGGAGTGGTTTGTGTATCTCTTCATGCTCACTCTTCTCGCAGCAGCGATGTCCACATCGAGCTCACAGTTCCATGCACAGGGCACAGCGATCGGCAGGGATATCTACGAGACGCTAACAGGAAGAAGGGGAACAGGATCCATACTGGTGACCAGAGCAGGGATCATAGCGGCTGTGGTTATCGCTGTTGTCCTCGGATACATACTTCCTGAGAACATCATCGCCAGGGGCACATCCATATTCTTCGGACTGTGTGCTGCTGCATTTCTTCCCATGTACACATGCGCTCTCTTCTGGAGGCGGGCCACAAGAGCGGGCGCGATCGCAGGGCTCGTGACCGGCACACTCTCAAGCGTCCTGTGGATGGTCTTCGTCCACAAGAAGGAGGCTGAAGCTCTGGGCATATCCAGATTCATCTTCGGCAGGGACGTGCTGATAACCCAGATGCCCTGGCCTGTGGTGGATCCGATAGTTGTCGCGCTGCCGCTGGCGTTTCTTGTCACGATCGTCGTGAGCATCATCACGAGACCGCCGGACAGCGCGCATCTTGATCGATGCTTTAAGGGCATCAAATAA
- a CDS encoding ARMT1-like domain-containing protein translates to MAILRMASSCYICILERAGFECELLSLPEDRRLELVEGLLQFMAEHMRDVPATVGTEREIMLKRISGVADPYSKLKEESNDVARELLPVAERFYDLSEDKMEALVRIAAAANSMEFGVRGHEFDNRSFSSVFEDTLREDLVGDLDALKKLLAGSSRIFYLTDNAGEVVFDLFVMEKLREMGKRVIIGPKAEPVLNDVTADELEGMTDAEIVPTGGVVGISLDRINPEARRLLFDPEWLVIAKGMGNFETISEFEETLRGRLIYIFRAKCEPVARANCVRQGSLVARAYL, encoded by the coding sequence GTGGCCATATTGAGGATGGCGTCGAGCTGCTACATATGCATACTGGAGAGGGCCGGATTCGAATGCGAGCTCCTCTCACTGCCGGAGGACCGGAGGCTTGAGCTGGTGGAGGGTCTCCTGCAGTTCATGGCAGAGCACATGAGGGATGTGCCTGCCACTGTTGGAACTGAGCGTGAGATCATGCTCAAGCGGATAAGCGGCGTGGCTGATCCATACAGTAAATTGAAGGAGGAGAGCAATGATGTCGCCCGTGAGCTTCTTCCTGTGGCTGAGAGGTTCTACGATCTCAGCGAGGATAAAATGGAGGCCCTTGTCAGGATAGCCGCTGCAGCGAACTCGATGGAGTTCGGGGTGAGGGGTCACGAGTTCGATAACAGGTCATTCTCATCCGTATTCGAGGATACCCTGAGAGAGGATCTGGTCGGCGATCTTGATGCCCTCAAGAAGCTCCTGGCCGGGTCCTCGAGGATATTTTACCTGACAGACAACGCCGGAGAGGTCGTGTTCGATCTCTTCGTGATGGAAAAGCTCAGAGAGATGGGGAAGAGGGTGATCATCGGGCCGAAGGCAGAGCCGGTACTGAATGATGTCACAGCGGACGAGCTGGAAGGAATGACCGATGCGGAGATCGTGCCCACAGGTGGCGTGGTTGGCATCTCCCTGGACAGGATAAACCCTGAGGCGAGGAGGTTGCTTTTCGATCCTGAGTGGCTGGTGATCGCGAAGGGCATGGGCAACTTCGAGACGATAAGCGAGTTTGAGGAGACTCTCCGAGGGAGGCTTATATACATCTTCAGGGCGAAGTGCGAGCCGGTCGCGCGCGCGAACTGTGTTCGCCAGGGATCGCTGGTCGCAAGGGCCTACCTGTAG
- a CDS encoding tyrosine-type recombinase/integrase, with the protein MIDLQDFQQDLELRGMSPTTIRDTMFNVKAYLRWSEKDSRDPKSSESLVRYLRYLRSVKKLRSTTIKKTFGRIGVWIDYLEEIGEIESNPMHNLKKRYLKTYKDPVNHRKLISIEDAARMVRATIDTRDRAILLILLKTGIRVNELAALDVDDVNTDNNSILLKETAKRSNRIVYFDDEAARALKRWLAVRASRPMRRREKALFLNRFGTRLGISSIQTIVTKAAERVGLHDPKSDRPEDHFSPHCCRHWFTTHLIRSGMPRDYIKWLRGDAMNEAIDIYNHIDPEDVKRSYLAHIPMLGV; encoded by the coding sequence ATGATAGATCTCCAGGATTTTCAGCAGGATCTTGAACTCCGAGGAATGAGTCCTACAACCATCAGAGATACTATGTTCAACGTAAAGGCCTATCTGAGATGGAGTGAGAAAGATAGCAGAGATCCCAAAAGTTCAGAGAGCCTGGTGCGTTATCTCCGGTATCTCCGATCCGTCAAAAAACTCCGCTCGACCACAATTAAGAAGACTTTCGGGCGGATCGGTGTATGGATAGACTATCTCGAAGAGATCGGCGAGATCGAATCGAACCCCATGCACAATCTCAAGAAGCGGTACCTTAAAACATACAAGGATCCGGTGAACCACAGGAAACTGATCTCAATCGAGGACGCAGCTCGGATGGTAAGAGCGACGATCGATACTCGAGATCGTGCTATCCTATTGATCCTGCTCAAAACAGGGATACGTGTGAACGAGCTGGCAGCTCTGGATGTAGATGATGTAAATACAGATAACAATTCGATACTTCTGAAGGAGACTGCTAAGCGTTCTAATCGAATCGTCTACTTCGACGACGAAGCAGCTCGAGCACTGAAACGTTGGCTTGCTGTTCGAGCTTCGAGACCAATGCGTAGAAGGGAGAAAGCGCTCTTTCTGAACCGGTTCGGCACGAGGCTGGGAATCTCGTCAATTCAGACCATTGTCACGAAGGCTGCGGAGCGTGTCGGCTTGCACGATCCAAAGTCCGACCGCCCTGAGGATCACTTCTCGCCTCACTGCTGCCGCCACTGGTTTACAACGCACTTAATCCGCTCAGGGATGCCTCGAGACTACATCAAGTGGCTCCGAGGCGACGCGATGAACGAGGCGATCGACATCTACAACCATATCGATCCTGAGGACGTCAAGCGCAGCTACCTGGCGCACATACCGATGCTTGGGGTGTAG
- the gatB gene encoding Asp-tRNA(Asn)/Glu-tRNA(Gln) amidotransferase subunit GatB has translation MDDVMIGLEIHIQLNRLRSKMFCGCSTSYHDAPPNTHTCPVCLGLPGSLPVINRKAVEFGIKVALALNCSIAEETMFYRKNYYYPDLPKGFQISQYDYPLATGGYVLIKGDDGQERRIRITRVHMEEDPGRLVHAGTIDKARYTLVDYNRCGMPLLEVVTEPDLRSPREARLFLDKLRTILEYLDVFDGNLEGSLRVDSNISLAGGDRVEVKNISSHKGVEKALSYEITRQRNLKRRGIEVVQETRHYDELRGVTVSIRTKEEAHDYRYFPEMDLVPLRIADWVPGIRAELPELPDAKRERFREQYGITDDHAKSLTSEIKVADFYEWVAARSDPKLAAVWIADVLKGELNYRDLTIESFKRESMLEIVRMLSENEITDEIAVTLIRTILDRGGSPREIVESMGLKRADDDYVARAVREAVADSQEAVRDYLSGNARAINYIVGQVMKRTKGRADPSVAHRLVKEEIERQIC, from the coding sequence ATGGATGATGTGATGATCGGCCTGGAGATACACATCCAGCTCAACCGGCTCAGGTCAAAGATGTTCTGCGGTTGTTCTACAAGCTACCACGATGCTCCTCCGAACACACACACCTGCCCTGTCTGTCTCGGCCTTCCAGGTTCACTTCCTGTCATCAACAGAAAGGCGGTTGAGTTCGGGATAAAGGTCGCACTGGCGCTGAACTGCAGCATCGCAGAGGAGACGATGTTCTACAGGAAGAACTACTACTATCCTGATCTGCCAAAGGGATTCCAGATAAGCCAGTACGATTATCCGCTGGCCACCGGCGGGTACGTCCTCATCAAGGGTGATGATGGGCAGGAACGGAGAATAAGGATAACCAGGGTCCACATGGAGGAGGATCCGGGAAGACTGGTGCATGCGGGCACAATAGACAAAGCAAGGTACACCCTGGTCGATTACAATCGATGCGGCATGCCGCTGCTTGAGGTCGTCACAGAGCCGGATCTCAGATCTCCCAGAGAGGCAAGGCTCTTCCTGGACAAGCTCAGGACGATTCTGGAGTATCTGGATGTATTCGATGGCAATCTCGAGGGTTCTTTGAGAGTGGACTCGAACATATCGCTCGCAGGCGGGGACAGAGTGGAGGTCAAGAACATCTCGAGCCACAAGGGTGTCGAGAAGGCGTTATCGTATGAGATAACGAGACAGAGGAACCTGAAGCGAAGGGGGATCGAGGTCGTCCAGGAGACCAGGCACTACGATGAGCTTCGCGGCGTGACAGTATCGATAAGAACAAAGGAGGAGGCTCACGATTACAGGTACTTCCCCGAGATGGATCTCGTTCCTCTTAGGATCGCTGACTGGGTTCCAGGGATAAGGGCCGAGCTTCCAGAGCTTCCGGATGCGAAGAGGGAGCGCTTCAGGGAGCAGTACGGCATAACCGATGATCACGCGAAGTCCCTCACATCTGAGATAAAGGTCGCTGACTTCTACGAGTGGGTTGCTGCTCGATCCGATCCGAAGCTTGCTGCAGTCTGGATCGCAGATGTTCTTAAAGGAGAGCTGAACTACAGGGATCTGACCATAGAGAGCTTCAAGAGAGAGAGCATGCTCGAGATAGTCAGGATGCTCTCCGAGAATGAGATCACAGACGAGATCGCGGTCACTCTTATAAGAACCATACTCGACAGGGGAGGCTCTCCCAGGGAGATCGTGGAGAGCATGGGCCTGAAGAGAGCGGATGATGATTATGTCGCTAGGGCTGTCAGGGAGGCGGTTGCAGACTCACAGGAGGCGGTGAGGGATTACCTCAGCGGAAACGCCAGAGCGATAAACTACATCGTCGGGCAGGTCATGAAGAGAACAAAAGGCAGGGCAGATCCATCAGTCGCACACAGGCTTGTGAAGGAGGAGATCGAACGGCAGATCTGCTGA
- a CDS encoding PAC2 family protein, whose amino-acid sequence MLFERKVAVVSFPGIGSVGKVAVDYLISCTNSRMIMTLPFSGFPPQVLIQDGVARLFTVDVFSPEGREDILLLTSDAQPLEVLGMNRLAGEILSDMREMDVRDVVTLAAYVGAVHENVVGTATDADGVELLKSAGIAVMPSSIIGGMNGIIAGMAPLYGLRGFCILGTTSGERLVDLNAARNLLLSIKNLLQMEIDVSQLEIEEEEEAEEIEAPEDEGYADEDMLYR is encoded by the coding sequence ATGCTCTTCGAGAGAAAGGTGGCTGTTGTGAGCTTCCCGGGGATAGGCAGCGTCGGGAAGGTCGCGGTCGATTACCTGATAAGCTGTACGAATTCCAGAATGATCATGACGCTGCCCTTCAGCGGCTTCCCTCCGCAGGTTCTGATCCAGGATGGGGTCGCCAGGCTCTTCACGGTTGACGTCTTCTCTCCGGAGGGTAGAGAGGATATCCTTCTGCTCACGTCAGATGCCCAGCCGCTTGAGGTCCTGGGCATGAACAGGCTCGCAGGCGAGATTTTGAGCGATATGAGGGAGATGGATGTGAGAGACGTCGTGACGCTCGCAGCATACGTGGGAGCTGTTCATGAGAATGTTGTGGGTACCGCCACAGACGCTGATGGCGTGGAGCTGCTGAAAAGCGCAGGCATAGCTGTTATGCCCAGCAGCATAATAGGCGGGATGAACGGGATCATAGCGGGCATGGCCCCTCTCTACGGCCTCAGAGGATTCTGCATCCTCGGGACGACATCAGGGGAGAGGCTAGTGGATCTGAACGCGGCCAGGAACCTGCTGCTCTCCATCAAAAACCTCCTCCAGATGGAGATAGACGTCTCGCAGCTCGAGATCGAGGAGGAAGAGGAGGCGGAGGAGATCGAGGCGCCAGAGGACGAGGGGTACGCGGATGAGGATATGCTCTACAGGTAG
- a CDS encoding baseplate J/gp47 family protein, with the protein MRQEAPAFQAGEEVTVMPNSFMEFLDMSPEEIYEDWLKFITTRDPLLKDTSPASFNAVLAEAIASEFWIFLQLLKQKVKDVNILTAEGEALSEIVKSILPEGRRSGERATGTILFSRPTPAPSDIVIPAGTICAAVGDDRTLVEFETTETVTLAQNAFEVYAPARAIRAGTKGNVHAGAISIIRTPVLGITSCTNDMAFTGGTDMESDEDLRRRALYAIWTNGRATIPLIREHIDALEGVREVKVETLGQGDVLLVIDGDPASISSRVDTAIYENLAAGITACGVLGATLRPEGHTFEIGDTSGAPVWVRTLQYIPVHLEVPFQYITPLGQTKRGYAVFYAGTMPGDAVKAIVDADHPYATRIVSSSYIGSYSFDILMGHGTYPRLWVAPELQRVDIELEIVMTSTPEQDLLENIKTSLETALDAYKIGDPIEYADLVKYIYIDYTSSRAFRGIDDIKLFTITCKNETIDNFGEKIVLEDDERAVPGTITVSEAE; encoded by the coding sequence ATGAGACAGGAAGCTCCGGCCTTTCAGGCCGGAGAGGAGGTCACAGTCATGCCGAACTCGTTCATGGAATTTCTCGACATGTCCCCGGAGGAAATTTACGAGGACTGGCTGAAGTTCATCACGACACGCGACCCGCTGCTTAAAGACACGTCTCCTGCTAGCTTCAATGCAGTGCTAGCAGAAGCTATCGCTTCTGAATTCTGGATATTCCTGCAGCTGCTGAAGCAGAAGGTGAAGGATGTAAACATCCTCACAGCAGAAGGTGAGGCTCTATCCGAGATCGTGAAATCGATTCTCCCCGAAGGAAGGAGATCCGGCGAGAGAGCGACTGGGACCATTCTGTTCAGCAGACCTACGCCGGCCCCATCAGACATCGTCATACCCGCAGGGACGATATGCGCTGCAGTCGGAGATGACCGCACACTCGTAGAGTTCGAGACCACTGAAACAGTAACACTGGCTCAGAATGCGTTTGAAGTATATGCACCAGCAAGAGCGATCAGAGCTGGCACTAAAGGGAATGTGCATGCCGGTGCCATATCGATCATAAGGACTCCAGTGCTTGGTATCACATCATGCACAAATGATATGGCGTTTACTGGCGGCACGGACATGGAGTCGGATGAGGACCTGAGACGCAGGGCACTGTATGCAATCTGGACCAATGGCCGCGCCACCATTCCTCTTATCAGAGAGCATATCGACGCCCTGGAGGGAGTGAGAGAGGTTAAGGTCGAGACGCTCGGTCAGGGAGATGTGCTGCTGGTAATCGATGGTGATCCAGCATCGATCAGCAGCCGTGTAGATACGGCCATATACGAGAACCTTGCCGCGGGCATCACCGCGTGCGGTGTTCTTGGAGCAACGCTGCGCCCAGAAGGTCATACATTCGAGATTGGCGACACGTCGGGCGCACCGGTGTGGGTCAGGACTCTGCAGTACATACCAGTACATCTGGAAGTCCCGTTTCAGTATATAACTCCACTCGGCCAGACTAAGCGGGGGTATGCTGTTTTCTACGCTGGAACAATGCCAGGCGATGCGGTCAAGGCAATAGTCGATGCCGACCACCCATATGCCACGAGAATAGTGTCCTCATCGTACATAGGTAGCTATAGCTTCGATATACTGATGGGGCACGGAACGTATCCACGTCTCTGGGTCGCGCCTGAGTTACAAAGAGTTGATATCGAACTCGAGATTGTAATGACATCAACTCCTGAGCAAGATCTGCTTGAAAACATCAAGACAAGCCTAGAGACAGCGCTGGATGCATATAAGATCGGAGATCCTATAGAATACGCAGATCTGGTCAAATATATCTATATTGATTATACATCCAGTAGAGCGTTCAGAGGTATCGACGACATAAAGCTGTTCACAATCACCTGCAAGAACGAGACGATAGACAACTTCGGTGAAAAGATTGTGCTCGAAGACGACGAGCGTGCAGTTCCTGGAACCATTACCGTTTCTGAAGCTGAGTGA
- a CDS encoding TIGR04083 family peptide-modifying radical SAM enzyme codes for MIIPTLGCPSKCSYCWSSEEGSPVMSIDTVREIVEWLKVFRDDPVTFTFHGGEPLLAGVEFYRKALPLLADGLSHLTPSFALQTNLWRLTPELAEVLKEYDVPIGSSLDGPKEINDLQRSEGYYDRTMRGYGIARDHGLSVQFICTFTSHSIKYKQEIFDFFMSNGLTLKLHPALPSLRSDEPERWALDPSEYGELLVYLLDRYLENMDRIEVRNINDLCRCVFSGRGTVCTFVDCMDNTFAVGPDGSIYPCYRFVGMPDYVMGDVRDHPSMDDLKRSEAWRRMNRFRECVEVHCRKCRHLRYCRGGCPYNAISHTDGEIRGVDPYCIAYKRIFDEITERFNREMLSSFGLQSSKPGILALIRKIASKEEPKGL; via the coding sequence ATGATCATTCCCACTCTGGGATGTCCTTCCAAGTGCAGCTACTGCTGGAGCTCGGAGGAGGGATCTCCGGTGATGAGCATTGATACTGTGAGAGAGATCGTCGAGTGGCTGAAGGTTTTTCGTGATGATCCCGTGACGTTCACCTTCCACGGCGGTGAGCCGCTGCTGGCGGGTGTGGAGTTTTACAGGAAGGCACTGCCGTTGCTTGCAGATGGCCTTTCACATCTCACTCCATCATTTGCACTGCAGACGAACCTCTGGAGGCTAACGCCTGAGCTGGCTGAAGTCCTCAAGGAGTATGATGTGCCGATCGGCTCAAGCCTGGACGGCCCGAAGGAGATAAACGATCTTCAGAGGTCAGAGGGTTACTACGATCGAACCATGCGCGGCTACGGCATCGCCCGTGATCACGGCCTGAGTGTGCAGTTCATATGCACATTCACCTCGCACTCCATAAAGTACAAACAGGAGATCTTCGATTTCTTCATGAGCAACGGATTGACCCTGAAGCTCCATCCAGCGCTTCCATCGCTTCGCAGCGACGAGCCGGAGCGGTGGGCCCTCGATCCATCTGAGTACGGGGAGCTTCTAGTTTATCTCCTCGACAGATACCTCGAGAACATGGACAGGATCGAGGTGAGGAACATCAACGATCTCTGCAGATGCGTCTTCAGCGGTCGGGGAACTGTGTGCACATTCGTGGACTGCATGGATAACACGTTCGCTGTGGGCCCGGATGGGAGCATATACCCGTGCTACAGGTTTGTCGGGATGCCCGATTATGTCATGGGTGATGTGAGAGATCATCCATCAATGGACGATCTGAAGCGATCTGAAGCATGGAGGCGGATGAACCGCTTCAGGGAGTGCGTGGAGGTGCACTGCAGGAAATGCAGGCACCTCAGATACTGCAGGGGCGGGTGTCCTTACAATGCGATATCCCACACAGATGGGGAGATAAGAGGCGTGGATCCCTACTGCATCGCTTACAAAAGAATCTTCGACGAGATCACAGAGAGGTTCAACAGAGAGATGCTCAGCTCCTTCGGATTGCAGAGCAGCAAGCCTGGAATACTCGCGCTCATCCGCAAGATCGCATCCAAGGAGGAGCCAAAAGGGCTGTGA
- a CDS encoding GPW/gp25 family protein, with amino-acid sequence MIFDDGFCRCHGRLSPARTPHGDIARVTDIVDCIYQRIGIWLATKKGERPLHPNFGCCIRDYINEPLTVATLKALRGHIEAELKEIFPEFEVRNVTVSVQERNTIEVRAYVGDVQIQFAGNEATLSRLNAQLREAMKDLKMVRE; translated from the coding sequence ATGATTTTCGACGACGGGTTTTGCCGGTGTCACGGGCGTCTCTCTCCAGCCAGGACGCCGCATGGTGATATCGCGCGCGTTACTGACATAGTGGACTGCATATATCAGCGCATCGGGATCTGGCTTGCGACGAAGAAAGGAGAAAGACCACTGCATCCGAACTTCGGGTGCTGTATCAGAGATTACATCAACGAACCACTTACAGTAGCGACACTGAAGGCACTGAGGGGACATATAGAAGCCGAGCTGAAGGAGATCTTCCCGGAGTTCGAAGTACGGAATGTAACTGTATCTGTTCAGGAGAGAAACACGATAGAGGTACGAGCTTATGTCGGCGACGTACAGATACAATTCGCCGGCAATGAGGCGACACTCTCACGCTTGAACGCACAGCTTCGTGAAGCAATGAAAGATTTGAAAATGGTTCGTGAGTGA
- the gatA gene encoding Asp-tRNA(Asn)/Glu-tRNA(Gln) amidotransferase subunit GatA: MLLQLREDIRSGSAEEYIHRLFERIERSRLNAFTTLAKESALEAAREFDARPWKGALAGIPIAIKDNICTKGIETTCSSRILKGFIPPYDAHVIERLRAEGAIIIGKTNMDEFAMGTSTETSCFGPTRNPWDLERVPGGSSGGSAAAVAAGEAPCALGSDTGGSVRCPASFCGTVGLKPTYGLVSRYGLIAYANSLEQIGPITKTVEDAALLLDVIAGHDPRDSTSVASEKNYLSSIGGEIRGTRIGVPEEYFGEGVDPGVERAVWDAVSVLEDLGASWRKISLPHTKYALPAYYIIAMSEASSNLARFDGLRYGLRVGEDRDWHTTFSEIRAVGFGRETKRRILLGTYALSAGYYGRYYLKALKVRTLIRRDFEHALKEVDIIASPTMPFPAFRIGERITDPISLYMSDVFTVPINLAGIPAISVPCGFSDGLPVGLQLMARPFDEALLLRVASAYEQSTPYHLRSPEVV; encoded by the coding sequence ATGCTGTTACAGCTGAGGGAGGATATCAGGTCAGGCTCTGCTGAGGAATATATTCACAGGCTCTTCGAGAGGATAGAGCGCAGCAGGCTGAACGCGTTCACCACGCTTGCGAAGGAGAGCGCCCTGGAAGCCGCAAGAGAGTTCGATGCCAGGCCCTGGAAGGGCGCGCTCGCTGGTATACCGATCGCGATAAAGGACAACATATGCACGAAGGGCATAGAGACGACATGCAGCTCGAGGATTCTCAAAGGGTTCATCCCGCCGTATGATGCCCATGTGATAGAGCGGCTCAGGGCAGAGGGCGCCATAATCATCGGGAAGACGAACATGGATGAGTTCGCCATGGGTACATCGACAGAGACGAGCTGCTTCGGCCCGACAAGGAACCCATGGGATCTGGAGAGGGTGCCCGGGGGGTCGAGCGGTGGATCTGCTGCTGCTGTGGCGGCAGGCGAGGCGCCATGTGCACTGGGCTCTGACACAGGCGGATCTGTCAGATGCCCCGCATCCTTCTGCGGCACCGTCGGCCTGAAGCCAACATACGGGCTGGTCTCGCGCTACGGGCTTATAGCATACGCGAACTCTCTCGAGCAGATCGGGCCAATCACAAAGACCGTTGAGGATGCGGCTCTTCTCCTTGATGTCATAGCTGGACACGATCCAAGGGATTCCACATCAGTTGCATCTGAAAAGAACTATCTCAGCAGCATCGGCGGTGAGATCAGAGGCACACGCATCGGCGTTCCAGAGGAATACTTCGGCGAGGGCGTCGATCCGGGAGTGGAGCGGGCTGTGTGGGACGCTGTATCGGTTCTGGAGGATCTGGGCGCGAGCTGGAGGAAGATAAGCCTGCCTCACACGAAGTACGCGCTTCCTGCGTACTACATAATAGCGATGTCTGAGGCGTCATCCAATCTGGCCAGGTTCGACGGGTTGAGATACGGGTTGAGGGTCGGAGAGGACAGGGACTGGCACACGACCTTCTCTGAGATCAGGGCTGTGGGGTTCGGCAGGGAGACGAAGCGCAGGATCCTGCTTGGCACATATGCTCTCTCCGCAGGCTACTACGGACGGTACTACCTGAAGGCTCTGAAGGTGAGAACTCTCATAAGAAGAGATTTTGAGCATGCGCTGAAAGAGGTTGATATCATAGCATCTCCCACAATGCCATTCCCCGCCTTCAGGATCGGTGAGAGAATAACGGATCCGATATCCCTCTACATGTCGGATGTGTTCACGGTGCCCATAAATCTTGCAGGAATACCCGCTATATCCGTGCCTTGCGGCTTCTCAGATGGACTTCCTGTCGGTCTTCAGCTCATGGCAAGGCCGTTCGACGAGGCTCTGCTTCTCAGGGTTGCCAGTGCCTACGAGCAATCGACCCCGTATCATCTCAGATCCCCGGAGGTGGTCTGA
- the gatC gene encoding Asp-tRNA(Asn)/Glu-tRNA(Gln) amidotransferase subunit GatC: MITIKDVEHISWLASIRVSEEEREELVAQFNTILDYFQQLDEVDTEGVEPTYRVVDLANVFREDVPGESLSQEEALRNAPRREEGYFRSPRIV, translated from the coding sequence ATGATCACCATCAAGGATGTCGAGCACATAAGCTGGCTTGCCAGCATCAGGGTCTCCGAGGAGGAGCGGGAGGAGCTTGTTGCACAGTTCAACACGATTCTGGATTACTTTCAGCAGTTGGATGAGGTGGATACAGAGGGCGTCGAGCCGACGTACAGAGTCGTGGACCTTGCAAACGTATTCAGGGAGGATGTGCCCGGGGAATCGCTCTCCCAGGAGGAGGCCCTGAGAAACGCGCCGAGAAGAGAGGAAGGATACTTCAGAAGCCCGAGGATAGTGTGA